A single Macaca fascicularis isolate 582-1 chromosome 13, T2T-MFA8v1.1 DNA region contains:
- the PDCL3 gene encoding phosducin-like protein 3 isoform X2, whose amino-acid sequence MQDPNADTEWNDILRKKGILPPKERLKELEEESDEEQHILQQSVVKTYEDMTLEELEDHEDEFNEEDERAIEMYRRQRLAEWKATKLKNKFGEVLEISGKDYVQEVTKAGEGLWVVLHLYKQGDGVSPSWPDWS is encoded by the exons GACCCCAACGCAGACACTGAGTGGAATGACATCTTACGCAAAAAGGGTATCTTACCCCCGAAGGAAAGGCTGAAAGAACTGGAAGAGGAGTCAGATGAGGAGCAGCACATCCTCCAGCAGTCAGTGG TGAAAACATATGAAGATATGACTTTGGAAGAGCTGGAGGATCATGAAGATGAGTTTAATGAGGAGGATGAACGTGCTATTGAAATGTACAG ACGGCAGAGACTGGCTGAGTGGAAAGCAACTAAACTGAAGAATAAATTTGGAGAAGTTTTAGAGATCTCAGGGAAGGATTATGTTCAAGAAGTTACCAAAGCTGGCGAGGGCTTGTGGGTCGTCTTGCACCTTTACAAACAAGG agacggggtttcaccatcttggccagactggtcttga
- the PDCL3 gene encoding phosducin-like protein 3 isoform X1 has protein sequence MQDPNADTEWNDILRKKGILPPKERLKELEEESDEEQHILQQSVVKTYEDMTLEELEDHEDEFNEEDERAIEMYRRQRLAEWKATKLKNKFGEVLEISGKDYVQEVTKAGEGLWVVLHLYKQGIPLCALINQHLSGLARKFPDVKFIKAISTTCIPNYPDRNLPTIFVYLEGDIKAQFIGPLVFGGMNLTRDELEWKLSESGAIMTDLEENPKKPIEDVLLSSVRRSVFMRRGSSSEGD, from the exons GACCCCAACGCAGACACTGAGTGGAATGACATCTTACGCAAAAAGGGTATCTTACCCCCGAAGGAAAGGCTGAAAGAACTGGAAGAGGAGTCAGATGAGGAGCAGCACATCCTCCAGCAGTCAGTGG TGAAAACATATGAAGATATGACTTTGGAAGAGCTGGAGGATCATGAAGATGAGTTTAATGAGGAGGATGAACGTGCTATTGAAATGTACAG ACGGCAGAGACTGGCTGAGTGGAAAGCAACTAAACTGAAGAATAAATTTGGAGAAGTTTTAGAGATCTCAGGGAAGGATTATGTTCAAGAAGTTACCAAAGCTGGCGAGGGCTTGTGGGTCGTCTTGCACCTTTACAAACAAGG AATTCCCCTGTGTGCCCTGATAAATCAGCACCTCAGTGGACTTGCCAGGAAGTTTCCTGATGTCAAATTTATCAAAGCCATTTCAACAACCTGCATACCCAATTATCCGGATAGGAATCTGCCCACGATATTTGTTTACCTGGAAGGAGATATCAAGGCTCAGTTTATTGGTCCTCTGGTGTTTGGCGGCATGAATCTGACAAGAGATG AATTGGAATGGAAACTGTCTGAATCTGGAGCAATTATGACGGACCTGGAGGAAAACCCCAAGAAGCCGATTGAAGACGTGTTGCTGTCCTCGGTGCGGCGCTCTGTCTTCATGAGGAGGGGCAGCAGTTCTGAGGGTGACTGA